The genomic segment GACTGGCAAAGATGGGTTGGATCTTGAACTTCATGTCGAAGGCCGTCATGGCGGGGTTCATCACCGGCATGGCGATCCAGATCATCGTCGGTCAGATCGGCAACATCACCGGGGTGAAGGCGTCCTCGGGCAATACGTTTCAGAAGCTGTGGTCGGAGCTGTCCCACATCGGTGACTGGAACTGGACCTCCACCGTTCTCGGACTTTTGGCGATCGCCCTGATCTTCGGTATCCAACGGTTTATGAAGCTGGTACCGGCCGCGCTGACCGCCGTCGTCCTCGCTTCGATCTACGTGGCAATCGCCAACCCGACCATCAACCTGGTGGCGAAGATCCCCAAGGGGCTGCCGTCGTTCACGGTTCCGACGCGGTTGTCGTGGTCCACGTGGGGAACCCTGCTGCTCGGCGGAGCCGTGGTGGCGCTCGTCGGGTTCTCCGAGGGATGGGGCTCGGCCTCGTCGATCGCTCGAACCACCCATGACGACCTCGATTCCAACCAGGAGTTTCGGGCGTTCGGCGTGGGGTTGGTCGGGTCCGGCATCCTTGGAGGGATGCCCGTCACCGGCAGCCTGTCCAAGTCGTCGGCCGCCATGGCCGCAGGCGCAAAGTCCCAGATGTCGAACGGCATCCTCGCTGTGGTCGTGCTTCTGACGTTGTTGGTGCTTGCCCCGGCGTTTCAATGGCTGCCCGAAGCCGCCCTCGGGGCGGTCGTGATCAACGCCATGTGGGGATCGGCGAACCCGACCAAGGTGATCAAGCTCAGGAACGTCGATCGTGTGGACTTTGTTCTCGGACTCGTCACCCTGCTGCTCGTCCTGGCGTTCGACCTGCTGCCGGCGATGGTCGCCGGGATCATCATGTCGATCATCTACCTCGTCTATCGGACGAGTTTCCCCGGCCGAGCCGAGCTCGGACAGGACTCGAAGACGGGTGATTTTGAAGCGCTCACCTGGATCTCCGGTGCGCAGAAGGGCGATGGCAACCCCAGCGCCCAACCTGTGCCCGGCGTCATGATCTACCGGTTCGACTCGCCCCTGGTGTTCTCGAATTCTGAGGCCTTCAAGAACACCGGACAGCAGATGCTGATCGATGCCGCCGAGAAGGGCCCGTTGCCCAGCACGCTGATCATCGACTGTGAGGAGATCTTCTATGTGGATGTGTCCGGTGCGGCCGCACTCCGCAGCCTCTGGCACTTCACGGAGCGCTACGACGTGAAGATCTCGTTGGCCCGGGTGCACCAGCACGCCAGGGAGATCCTCGAGGCCGATGGCATCATCGACGACCTGGGCGAGGAGGTCCAATGCGACCGCCGAAATCATCGCCCCGGCGCCGAACCCGGCGAGGATGCTCACTATCCGCGTCGGGATCTTCACCCAGCAGACGATCAGCCCGGCGAGCACCAGCGACGCCTGAGCGAGCGTTCCCAGACCGAATGCCTTGAGCAGTTCCATGCCAGCCTTGAGGTTGTGAATGGCCGGGCCGGGTCAGGCGCCCGCAGGTGAGCGCCAGCCCGAAGGTGGGAACAACGAGTGCGGGCCCCGCACAGCCTCCGTTGCAGGACCTGACGATCCCGGTCGGGTTGGCGGAGCCCGCATGCGTTGATGATGGCGGCGCCGCTTTGATGGCGACGGCGCCGACAACTCAGTTGATTTCGGAGGCGGCTTCCTGGACCGCTGCGTCGACGTCGTCCGTGCTGACACCGAGCTCTTTGGCGATGTGCTTCTCGGCGTTCAGCTGTGCTTTCTCAAGGGCAGCCTCGAGGGTGCTGGCACCAATGACCAGCAGTGCAGCTTCGCCGGAGTCGATCAGCTCACCGAGCTCCTTGACGTCGGACCGGGAGAGGCCGCGCCAGACGTGCCCACCGATACTGCCGATGGCCCCACCGACGAGGGCGGTGCCGAGGATGGCCGGCGGGAACAGGATGCCGATGACGGCGCCGGCTGCGGCGCCACCCCAACCGCCGTGGCGCGTGGCCATCTCGTCCTTGTTCACGTGCACCTTGCCGGAGGAGTCCTTGGTGATGACGGCGGCGTCGTAGGTGCCGACAGCGCCGTCGGTGTGGAGGTCCTTGACGATGGCGTAGTCGTCTCGGGCGAACGCCTCGCTTGCGTACGTGCCGATGTAGAGGAAGGTTCCGTCTGCTTTTGCCATGTGATCTCTCCTGTTCGTGAGGCCCTTGAAAAAGGTGCTCCGCTTGGTTGTGGAATCAGCTTGAGGCCGAGCGATCCCTGCGGCATCACCCACATCAGGGGATTCGATTTGACCCGATCCTGCATACCCATCGAGGGCGTGATGCCTTCGACGCTGTACTTCTCGGATCGGCCCGAGCGGGTGGGCACCCGTCTCGGTGTGCGGCGCTCGCCGCCGGGGACGCCGACGCTCGCGCCGCCGCATGGTCTGACATCACGTGCCCGCTGGAACGACAGCAAGTCGCTTGAATCCGGGCCAGGTCGTCGCTCAGCCCTTCTGCGTTGAGGCCGACGCCGGGTAGCCGTCGAACTCCTCACCGGGTTCGATGTTCGGGTACTGGGCAACGGTCTTCTCGAACTGGGCGATGGAGCTGAACGCCACACCGAACATCCAGCCCATGTCGAGCTTGAACTGGAACAGGTTGTAGCGCTCGCCGGGATCGCTGCCCAGGTCGAAGAACATGGGGAACTGCGGCTGCACGATCGGGTCGGCGATCCCCTCGCAGTGGCGAAGCACCACCTTGACCTGGCGCCACTTCGACGACATCAGGCCGCCGTCAGGTCCGAAGAACAGCAACGATTCCCGGCCGGTCTCCTCGCTCGTACCCTGAAGGAACTCCGACGCGTCGACGCCGTCCATCGGCCGGTCGGTCGGCACCTTGTCCGAGGCTCCTGCAAAGGCGGCGAA from the Candidatus Microthrix subdominans genome contains:
- a CDS encoding SulP family inorganic anion transporter, with the protein product MAVEVQVGFVLRRRPDRGDQRGGAADPRVDGVRVGGQRPGQVGLYAAPLALVGYAMFGGSRVMVYAAAGSVAAVSANVVAGLNATSPTQAVAFTAALAVAAGLVFIVAGLAKMGWILNFMSKAVMAGFITGMAIQIIVGQIGNITGVKASSGNTFQKLWSELSHIGDWNWTSTVLGLLAIALIFGIQRFMKLVPAALTAVVLASIYVAIANPTINLVAKIPKGLPSFTVPTRLSWSTWGTLLLGGAVVALVGFSEGWGSASSIARTTHDDLDSNQEFRAFGVGLVGSGILGGMPVTGSLSKSSAAMAAGAKSQMSNGILAVVVLLTLLVLAPAFQWLPEAALGAVVINAMWGSANPTKVIKLRNVDRVDFVLGLVTLLLVLAFDLLPAMVAGIIMSIIYLVYRTSFPGRAELGQDSKTGDFEALTWISGAQKGDGNPSAQPVPGVMIYRFDSPLVFSNSEAFKNTGQQMLIDAAEKGPLPSTLIIDCEEIFYVDVSGAAALRSLWHFTERYDVKISLARVHQHAREILEADGIIDDLGEEVQCDRRNHRPGAEPGEDAHYPRRDLHPADDQPGEHQRRLSERSQTECLEQFHASLEVVNGRAGSGARR
- a CDS encoding DUF1269 domain-containing protein, producing MAKADGTFLYIGTYASEAFARDDYAIVKDLHTDGAVGTYDAAVITKDSSGKVHVNKDEMATRHGGWGGAAAGAVIGILFPPAILGTALVGGAIGSIGGHVWRGLSRSDVKELGELIDSGEAALLVIGASTLEAALEKAQLNAEKHIAKELGVSTDDVDAAVQEAASEIN